In the Halichoerus grypus chromosome 4, mHalGry1.hap1.1, whole genome shotgun sequence genome, one interval contains:
- the LOC118526065 gene encoding DNA-directed RNA polymerases I and III subunit RPAC2, whose protein sequence is MEEDQELERKISGLKTSMAEGERKTALEMVQAAGTDRHCVTFVLHEEDHTLGNSLRYMIMKNPEVEFCGYTTTHPSESKINLRIQTRGALPAVEPFQRGLNELMNVCQHVLDKFEASIKEYKDQKASRNESTF, encoded by the exons ATGGAAGAGGACCAGGAGCTGGAGAG aAAAATATCTGGATTGAAGACCTCAATGGCTGAAGGCGAGAGGAAGACAGCCCTGGAAATGGTCCAGGCAGCTGGAACAGATAGACACTGTGTGACATTTGTATTGCACGAGGAGGACCATACCCTAGGAAATTCTCTTCGTTACATGATCATGAAGAACCCGGAAGTGGAATTTTGTGGTTACACTACAACCCATCCTTCAGAGAGCAAAATTAATTTACGCATTCAGACTCGAGGTGCTCTTCCAGCTGTTGAGCCATTTCAGAGAGGCTTGAATGAGCTCATGAATGTCTGCCAACATGTGCTTGACAAGTTTGAGGCCAGCATAAAGGAATATAAGGATCAAAAAGCAAGCAGAAATGAATCCACATTCTAG